From a region of the Dyella jiangningensis genome:
- a CDS encoding YggT family protein, producing the protein MSYLVNAFSFLLELAFGAAAALFMLRLAAEASRADFHNPLSQFIYRTTNPVLAPLRRLLPNWRRINVTALLLIFLLMLIKRVALFSLLGMFPHVLGLIVLSIADTLDFIAMFYVVLIFVWSLMSLFQVESYHPVYRLAGSLVDPLLRPLRGRLVAGGLDFGPWAVMIVLILARLLLVSPLTDLGARLALGM; encoded by the coding sequence ATGAGCTATCTCGTCAACGCCTTTTCGTTCCTGCTCGAACTCGCCTTTGGTGCTGCCGCCGCATTGTTCATGCTGCGGCTGGCCGCGGAAGCCAGTCGCGCGGACTTCCACAATCCACTGAGCCAGTTCATCTACCGCACCACCAACCCGGTGCTTGCGCCGCTGCGGCGCCTGCTGCCCAACTGGCGCCGCATCAACGTGACGGCGCTGCTGCTGATCTTCCTGCTGATGCTGATCAAGCGCGTGGCGCTGTTCTCGCTGCTTGGCATGTTTCCGCACGTGCTTGGCCTCATCGTGCTGTCGATCGCCGACACGCTCGATTTCATCGCGATGTTCTACGTGGTGCTGATCTTCGTGTGGTCGCTGATGAGCCTGTTCCAAGTCGAGTCCTACCATCCGGTCTATCGCCTCGCCGGCAGCCTGGTCGACCCGCTGCTTCGTCCGTTGCGCGGCAGGCTGGTCGCCGGTGGTCTCGACTTCGGCCCGTGGGCCGTGATGATCGTGCTGATCCTTGCCCGCCTGCTGCTGGTTTCGCCGCTCACCGACCTCGGTGCCCGCCTGGCGCTCGGCATGTAA
- a CDS encoding M13 family metallopeptidase, with protein sequence MHANSSLLRRRLLALALAAAAVGSAYAASPTVVAKPDVVAGNIDTSINPGDDFFEFANGAWLKAHPIPAEESQWGIAQVVQDELYAKLRKISEDAAAQKQAAAGSDEQKIGDFWTTAMDQPLADRLGAAPLKDELARIDAVHDVNSALDAAFALQPLGVDAFFDFGVSQDEKQSDAMAVHLAQGGLGLPERDYYFNSEQGVAKARTAYIAHLGRMFRLLGADETDARQSATQVMAFETALAKVSRPLADLRDPEKNYNKMAPSELTTKHTPAIAWDTRLAAWKLSAPTVIVGQPEFFDGLQSLLAKTPAPVLRDYLRVHLADEYASYLSQAFDDEHFDFYGRTLSGQAQQKPRWKRALRAENGALGMILGRIYVKDYFSEASKQRYNTMVEAVRTAYGERIDKLDWMSPATKAKAHEKLAAVTRKVGYPDKWKDYSKLIIGHDSYAQNMMRAQRWAFDDMLSKYGKPVDRSEWEMTPQTYNAYYNPSNNEIVLPAAQFMIPGFADSEIDDAVVYGYVAASTIGHEITHGFDDEGRQYDAKGNLLDWWTRQDAERFNQRAQVMVKQFNAFEPLPGLHINGQASLGENIADFGGIMIGLDAFKKTAQYQKGEKVAGYTPLQRFFLGYALGWLSQQREARLRNSLLADVHAPAKYRVNGPLSNVPDFYEAFGVKPGQPMWRPENQRVKIW encoded by the coding sequence ATGCATGCGAATTCATCCCTCCTGCGCCGTCGTCTGCTCGCCCTCGCCCTGGCGGCTGCCGCCGTGGGCAGCGCCTACGCCGCCAGCCCGACCGTCGTCGCCAAACCGGATGTGGTTGCCGGCAACATCGACACGTCGATCAACCCGGGCGATGACTTCTTCGAGTTCGCCAACGGCGCCTGGCTGAAGGCGCACCCGATCCCTGCCGAGGAATCGCAGTGGGGCATCGCGCAGGTGGTGCAGGACGAGCTCTACGCCAAGCTGCGCAAGATCAGCGAGGACGCCGCGGCGCAGAAGCAGGCCGCCGCCGGCAGCGACGAGCAGAAGATTGGCGACTTCTGGACCACGGCCATGGACCAGCCACTGGCTGATCGCCTGGGCGCCGCCCCGCTGAAGGACGAACTCGCGCGCATCGACGCCGTGCATGACGTGAACTCGGCGCTGGACGCAGCGTTCGCGCTGCAGCCACTGGGCGTCGACGCGTTCTTCGACTTCGGCGTGTCGCAGGACGAAAAGCAGAGCGACGCCATGGCGGTGCATCTGGCCCAGGGCGGCCTGGGCCTGCCGGAGCGCGACTACTACTTCAACAGCGAGCAGGGCGTGGCCAAGGCGCGTACCGCCTACATCGCGCATCTGGGTCGCATGTTCCGTCTGCTCGGCGCTGACGAAACCGATGCAAGGCAGAGCGCCACGCAGGTGATGGCGTTCGAGACGGCACTCGCCAAGGTCTCCCGACCACTGGCCGACCTGCGCGATCCGGAAAAGAACTACAACAAGATGGCGCCGTCGGAACTGACGACGAAGCACACGCCAGCCATCGCGTGGGACACGCGCCTCGCCGCGTGGAAGCTCTCGGCGCCGACCGTCATCGTCGGCCAACCCGAGTTCTTCGACGGCCTGCAGTCGCTGCTGGCGAAGACGCCGGCACCCGTACTGCGCGACTACCTGCGGGTGCATCTGGCCGACGAGTACGCCAGCTACCTGAGCCAGGCGTTCGACGACGAACACTTCGATTTCTACGGGCGCACCCTGTCCGGCCAGGCCCAGCAGAAGCCACGCTGGAAGCGCGCGTTGCGTGCCGAGAACGGTGCACTCGGCATGATCCTCGGCCGCATCTACGTGAAGGACTATTTCTCCGAGGCCAGCAAGCAGCGCTACAACACCATGGTCGAAGCGGTCCGCACCGCCTACGGCGAGCGCATCGACAAACTCGACTGGATGAGCCCCGCCACCAAGGCCAAGGCACACGAGAAGCTTGCCGCCGTCACCAGGAAGGTCGGCTATCCGGACAAGTGGAAGGACTACTCCAAGCTCATCATCGGCCACGATTCCTACGCGCAGAACATGATGCGTGCGCAGCGCTGGGCCTTCGATGACATGCTGTCCAAGTACGGCAAGCCGGTCGATCGCAGCGAATGGGAAATGACGCCGCAGACCTACAACGCGTACTACAACCCGTCCAACAACGAGATCGTGCTGCCCGCCGCGCAGTTCATGATCCCCGGCTTCGCCGACAGCGAGATCGATGATGCCGTGGTGTACGGCTACGTCGCCGCTTCCACTATCGGCCACGAGATCACGCACGGCTTCGACGACGAAGGTCGCCAGTACGATGCGAAGGGCAACTTGCTCGATTGGTGGACCAGGCAGGATGCCGAGCGCTTCAACCAGCGTGCGCAGGTGATGGTGAAGCAGTTCAACGCCTTCGAACCGCTGCCCGGCTTGCACATCAACGGACAGGCGAGCCTTGGCGAGAACATCGCCGACTTCGGCGGCATCATGATCGGGCTGGATGCGTTCAAGAAGACGGCGCAGTACCAGAAGGGCGAGAAGGTGGCCGGCTATACGCCGCTGCAGCGTTTCTTCCTGGGCTACGCATTGGGCTGGCTGTCGCAGCAGCGCGAGGCACGCCTGCGCAATTCGCTGCTGGCCGATGTGCATGCGCCGGCGAAATATCGCGTCAATGGTCCGCTGTCGAATGTGCCTGACTTTTATGAGGCGTTTGGCGTGAAGCCGGGGCAGCCGATGTGGCGACCGGAGAATCAGCGGGTGAAGATCTGGTAA
- a CDS encoding cobalamin-binding protein translates to MDRYPQRIVCLTEEPTEVLYALGEQDRIVGISGFTVRPPKARKEKPKVSAFTSAKIDEILKLQPDFVVGFSDIQADIARDLIKAGVEVWISNHRSVDGILGYIRRLGAMVGAAEKAEAYAQRAERHIAAIEAAAAAFFRRPKVYFEEWDDPLITGIRWVAELVRLAGGDDVFPQMSGESLAKHRILGDPGEVVKQAPDIILGSWCGKRFRPEKVAAREGWDAIPAVRHGDLHEIKSPIILQPGPAALFDGLEAMHKIFVEWEKRQRG, encoded by the coding sequence ATCGACCGTTACCCGCAACGCATCGTCTGCCTGACCGAAGAACCCACCGAAGTGCTGTATGCGCTCGGTGAGCAGGATCGCATCGTGGGCATCTCCGGCTTCACCGTGCGGCCGCCGAAGGCGCGCAAGGAAAAGCCGAAGGTGTCGGCTTTCACCAGCGCGAAGATCGATGAGATCCTCAAGCTGCAGCCGGATTTCGTGGTCGGGTTCTCCGACATCCAGGCCGATATCGCGCGCGACCTGATCAAGGCGGGCGTGGAGGTATGGATCAGCAACCATCGCAGCGTCGACGGCATTCTTGGCTACATCCGAAGGTTGGGTGCGATGGTCGGTGCGGCGGAGAAGGCCGAGGCCTATGCCCAGCGGGCGGAACGGCATATCGCTGCGATCGAAGCGGCTGCGGCGGCGTTCTTCCGTCGTCCGAAGGTTTATTTCGAGGAGTGGGACGATCCGCTGATCACCGGCATTCGCTGGGTGGCTGAGCTGGTTCGGCTTGCCGGTGGCGACGACGTGTTTCCACAGATGTCGGGCGAATCACTGGCAAAGCATCGCATCCTTGGCGATCCGGGTGAGGTGGTGAAACAGGCGCCGGACATCATCCTGGGGTCGTGGTGCGGCAAGCGCTTCCGGCCGGAGAAGGTGGCGGCGCGTGAGGGATGGGATGCGATTCCTGCCGTGCGCCATGGCGATCTCCATGAGATCAAGTCGCCGATTATTTTGCAGCCGGGGCCGGCGGCGTTGTTTGATGGGTTGGAGGCGATGCACAAGATTTTTGTGGAGTGGGAGAAGCGGCAGAGGGGATAG
- a CDS encoding secondary thiamine-phosphate synthase enzyme YjbQ encodes MRATPADHVAQNGFTVHTRGRGFTEITDKVGDVVAASGVHTGIANIFSLHTSCSLLISENADPTVRDDLERWFTRAVPDGDAIFRHDEEGPDDMPSHVRAILTGVSLVVPVHAGKVQLGTWQGIYLWEHRLDPHQRKVVVTVLGH; translated from the coding sequence ATGGCTTCACCGTGCACACGCGCGGCCGCGGTTTCACCGAGATCACCGACAAGGTCGGTGACGTGGTGGCGGCCAGCGGCGTGCATACCGGTATCGCCAACATCTTCAGCCTGCACACCAGTTGCTCGCTGCTGATCAGCGAGAACGCCGACCCAACCGTGCGCGACGACCTGGAACGCTGGTTCACGCGCGCAGTACCGGATGGCGACGCCATCTTCCGCCATGACGAAGAAGGCCCCGACGACATGCCCTCCCACGTGCGCGCCATCCTCACCGGCGTGAGCCTGGTGGTGCCCGTGCATGCGGGCAAGGTGCAGCTGGGCACCTGGCAAGGCATCTACCTGTGGGAACACCGTCTCGATCCGCACCAGCGCAAGGTGGTCGTGACCGTGCTGGGACATTGA